The genomic interval AGCAGAGCCGCAGCTCTGCTTTTTCATTTCCTGGCTCTGCTTACTGCTTCAGCAACGGCCCCAGGTATTTGCCGGTGACGCTGGCTGGATTCTTCGCCACCTGTTCCGGCGTGCCCGTCGCGACGATCTTGCCGCCGCCGGCGCCACCTTCCGGACCCAAATCGACGATCCAGTCCGCCGTCTTGATCACGTCGAGGTTGTGCTCGATGATCGCCAGCGTATTGCCCTGGTCGCGCAGGCGGTGGATCACTTTCAGCAGCAAGTCGATGTCGGCAAAGTGCAGGCCCGTGGTCGGCTCGTCCAGGATGTACAGGGTACGTCCCGTATCGCGCTTGGACAACTCCAGCGACAGTTTTACGCGCTGCGCCTCGCCACCGGACAAGGTCGTGGCGCTCTGCCCCAGCTTGATGTAGCCGAGGCCGACATCGAGCAGGGTCTGGAGTTTACGGGCAATCACCGGCACCGGCTTGAAGAACTCGTGCGCGTCTTCGACCGTCATCTCCAGCACTTCGGTGATGCTCTTGCCCTTGTAGTGCACTTCGAGCGTTTCGCGGTTGTAGCGCTTGCCGTGGCAGACGTCGCAAGGCACGTACACGTCCGGCAGGAAGTGCATCTCGACCTTGATGACGCCATCGCCCTGGCAGGCTTCGCAGCGGCCGCCCTTCACGTTGAACGAGAAGCGTCCGGCCGAGTAGCCGCGTTCCTTGGCCGTCGGCACCGTCGCGAACAGGTCGCGGATCGGGGTGAACACGCCGGTATAGGTGGCCGGGTTCGAGCGCGGGGTGCGGCCGATCGGTGCCTGGTCGACGGAAATGACCTTGTCGAAGTGTTCTAATCCAAAAATCGCGTCGTGCGGCGCCGGTTCCGTCTGCGCGCCGTACAGGTGGCGCGACAGGGCCGGATACAGCGTGTCGTTGATCAGCGTCGATTTGCCCGAACCGGACACGCCCGTCACGCAGGTCATCAGGCCGACCGGCAGCGTCAGGGTTTCGCCTTTGAGGTTGTTGCCGGTCGCATTCGTGATCACCAGCTGGCGCTCCGGATTGGCCGGGGTACGCTTTTTCGGCACGGCGATCTTGCGGCGGCCGTCCAGGTACTGGGCCGTCACCGAATGCTCGTTCCGCATGATCTCTTCGAGCGTACCCTCGGCGATGATCCGGCCGCCGTGCACGCCCGCCCCGGGACCCATGTCGACGATGTAGTCGGCGGTACGGATCGCATCTTCGTCGTGCTCGACCACGAGCACGCTGTTGCCGATGTCGCGCAGGTGTTTCAGGGTCGCGATCAGGCGGTCGTTGTCGCGCTGGTGCAGGCCGATCGACGGCTCGTCGAGCACGTACATGACGCCGGTCAGGCCGGAACCGATCTGCGAGGCCAGGCGAATGCGCTGGGCTTCGCCGCCCGAGAGGGTATCGGCACTGCGGTCGAGCGACAGGTAATCGAGGCCGACATTGTTCAGGAACTTCAGGCGCGCCGTGATTTCCTTGATGACGCGCTCGGCGATGTCCTTCTTGGCGCCGGTCAGGACCAGCGTTTCGAAGAACTCCAGCGTTTCGCGCAGCGGACGGTCCGACACCTCATAGATCGCGCGCTGCTGGGCGCCCTGGCCGATCTTGACGAAACGTGCTTCCGTGCGCAGGCGCGCGCCGTCGCAGGCCGGGCATTTCTTTTCGTTGATGAATTTGGCAAGTTCTTCCTTCACCGCCATCGAATCGGTTTCGCGATAACGGCGCTGCAGGTTGTTCACCACGCCTTCGAAGGTGTGCTCGCGGATCACGGTGCGGCCGCGCTCGTTCACATAGGTGAACGGAATCGCGGTCTTGCCGGAACCGAACAGGACCGCGTCCTGCGCCGTCTTCGGCAGTTTGTCGTAGGGCGTGTCGAGGTCGAATTCGTAATAGGCCGCCAGGTTCGACAGCATCTGGAAATAGAACTGGTTGCGGCGGTCCCAGCCTTTCACTGCACCCGAGGCCAGCGACAGGTTGGGGAAGGCGACGATGCGCTTCGGATCGAAGAACTCGATGTGGCCCAGGCCGTCGCACTGCGAGCAGGCGCCCATCGGGTTGTTGAACGAGAACAGGCGCGGCTCGAGTTCCTGCAGCGAATAGCCGCAGACATTGCACGCGAACTTGTTGGAGAACACGGTCGACTGCTCGGTGTCCATCTCGTAGGCGACGGCGCGGCCGTCGGCCAGGCGCAGCGCGGTCTCGAAGCTCTCGGCCAGGCGCTGCTTGATTTCCGGGTTCACCTTCACGCGGTCAATGACGACGTCGATCGAGTGCTTTTCGGTTTTTTTCAGCTTCGGCAGCTCGTCGATCTCGTAGATCTTGGCCGGGTTGACGCCGCTCTGGATGCGGAAACGCACGAAGCCTTGCGCCTGCATGCCCGCGAACAGATCGCTGTGCTCGCCCTTGCGGCCGGCCACGACCGGCGCCAGGATCATCAGCTTGGTGCCTTCCGGCATGGCCAGCACGGAATCGACCATCTGCGACACGGTCTGCGCCGCCAGCGGCTCGTGCGGGTGGTCCGGGCAATACGGGGTGCCCACGCGTGCGTACAGCAGGCGCAGGTAGTCGTGGATTTCGGTGACGGTACCGACGGTGGAACGCGGATTGTGCGAAGTCGCCTTCTGCTCGATGGAAATCGCCGGCGACAGGCCCTCGATCAGGTCGACATCCGGCTTTTCCATCAACTGCAGGAACTGGCGCGCGTAGGCCGACAGCGACTCGACATAGCGGCGCTGGCCTTCGGCATACAGGGTGTCGAAAGCGAGGGAAGACTTGCCCGAACCCGACAGGCCCGTGATGACGATCAGCTTGTTGCGGGGCAGGTCAAGGTTGATGTTCTTCAGGTTGTGCGTACGGGCACCGCGGATTCGAATTTCTTCCATTAAGTTTTGGCAGGCTTTCAATAAGTTGTGCGGACCGCGCAAGACGCCTTGATGAGCGGCGTTGTCGCGACCGGCGGGCCAGTCTGGGGAATCTGTTAGTTTAACGCTTTTTCGCACTGGCTGTACATGCATCCAGTACTATTCGGGTAGCATGTGTACCAGCGATGCCAGCCTGGCATGCCCATGCGACATGCCGGGCGCAGGCTGGAACGAACCGGTCTGGCCTATGTGGGCCGATCGGCGTGCGCTTCAATGACAAACTGTTCAGGAACTGAAAATAATTCTAGGGGGACGCAGCGTAGCGTGGCGTTCGGTAGCCAGGCGGCATGTCCCTTTGTGCATGGATCAGGTCGCAAAAGAAGCTTGGCTGGACCATGCGCGCGGCATAAAAATGCTTGATTCAACGCAAAAAATCCACTTTAAGAAGTGGGCGGCTGGCCTCATAATAGCGTGCTGAAACACCCGGAGCGTCTAACAAAACCTTCATGGCTGCATGAACGTTCTGTTAGGCGCTCCCCGTTCCCTGGCGCTTAGTCAAGTTGCAGAGCCAGGGCTCACATCATCCTGAAGGAGTCTTACCATGGCATCAGTCAACAAAGTCATCATCGTCGGCAACCTCGGCCGCGATCCGGAAATCCGCTACATGCCGAGCGGCGACGCCATCGCGAACATCGCGGTCGCTACCTCGTTCAAGTCGAAGGACAAGAACACCGGCGAGCAGAAAGAGCTGACCGAATGGCACCGCATCTCCTTCTTCGGCCGTCTCGCTGAAATCGTCGGCCAGTACCTCAAAAAAGGTTCGTCGGTCTACGTCGAAGGCCGCCTGCAGACCCGCAAGTACACGGATAAAGACGGCATCGAGCGTTACGCTACCGACATCATCGCCGAGAACATGCAGATGCTGGGCGGCCGCCAGGGCATGGGCGGCGGCAACGACATGGGCATGGACGACGGCGGCGGCTACGACGCGCCGCCACAGCGTTCTGCCCCGCGCCAGGCCCCGCCGGCCCCGGCAGCCCGTCCGCAGCCACAGCGTCCGGCACCGAACTTCTCGGACATGGACGACGACATTCCGTTCTGATCGGATTGCGCATCGCCTGAACAAAAACGAAGCCTGCGGGCTTCGTTTTTTTTTCGCCTGTGCCTGCGGGCGTGCGGCGTTTGCGGAAGGTGCCCGCCTGCGCCCGCCTGTCAGCGCGCTAACTGGCCGACCCGACGAGCGTATCGCGCCGCAAGCGCAGCGGCGCATGCGGCGTGCGGATGCCCGACGCCATGCCCCAGGCCGTCGCCCAGCGCAGCGCCTTGTCGGTTGCCGGGCCGAAAGGCCTGGCAGCGGCAGCACGGGCAAGTGCCAGCGACATGCGCTTCATCGCGTACAGCTTTCGTGGGGAGGCCTTCTTCAACATGAGGCCAGCTTACTGCGCGCGGCCGTCCCTCACCGTGCCCTGCCTAACCCTCATCGATGCTCTATCCGATGCGCATAGCCATGTTCCCTGCCGCAGCCCTCAGGCGTCCACCACCATCTCGAAGCCGCCGATCATCATGCGCTTGCCGTCGAAGGGTATGTTTTCGGGTTTCATGAACTCGGCCATGCGCGGGTCGTCCATGACTTTCGCGTTGACCTCATCGCGCCTGGCGCGCGAGGGATAGACGATCCAGGAAAAGACCACGAGTTCGCCATCGCGCAAATCGACGCTCTGCGGGAACGAGGTCAGCTTGCCCGGCTTGACGTCGTCGGCGACGCACTCGCGGAACTCCTGGGCGCCGAACTCGCGCCAGATCGCGGCGCAGCGTCTGGACATGTCCAGGTAGGCGTCGAGCTTGTCTTTCGGAACGGAACCACGAAACCATCGACATAGGCCATGACGTTCTCCTTTTATAAGGGTGTTCGTCAGACCTCATCGGCCGCGATCCATTCCGTGATGCCCTTTGTGGCGCCACAAAGGGCGTGATGCCCTTTGTGGAAGCGTTGCGCTCAGCCCAGTGCCGCCTCGATCGCCGCCACCAGCGCCGGATCGTCCGGTTTCACGTCCGGCGCGAAGCGGGCCAGCACCTGGCCGTCGCGGCCGACGAGGAATTTCTCGAAGTTCCACATGATGTCGGTTGGATTCTTCGGGCTCAGGCCGTGCTGGGCCAGTTTGGCGCCGAAAGTACTTCCTTCCGCCTGGCGTGCCTGCGGCTGGGCCGCAACGAGTTCCTGGTAGAGCGGGTGGCGTGCCTCGCGGTTCACCTCCACCTTTTCGAACATCGGGAAGCGTACGCCGTAGTTGCGCTGGCAAAAGTCTGCAATCTCGGCCTCGGAGCCCGGTTCCTGGGCGCCGAAATCGTTGCACGGAAAGCCGAGCACGACCAGGCCGCGTTCCTCGTAGCCCTCGAACAATTTTTCCAGGCCGGCGTACTGCGGCGTCAGGCCGCATTGCGATGCAACGTTGACAATCAACATGACCTTGCCGCGGTAGTCGCCCAGGGTCGCCGGCTGGCCTTCGAGGCGGCGCAGCGGGATGTCGAACAAAGTGGTGCTCATGTGGTCGGTCCTCATTATGCAGAACGCCTATCCTACCGCGTGATGGAAAACCGTGCCGGCGGCGCCACGCCCGGCCCTGAAGCTGCTTGACGGCAGCGCACGCGGCATCTTATAAGCCTCCGTGTGAAACAGGACGCCAGCACATCGCCGCAGCAGGAAGACAAAAAAGCCGCACAGGGCGCCGCACGTGCACGCCGCTACGCGCGCCTGCTTGACGGCCTGCGCGGTTTTTGGCGCGCGAGCGCGCCGCGGCCCAGGACAGGCTGGTCGAGGCCTGGCGCCAGCCGCTGGCCGACCGCCTGGCGAAGGGCGCGTCGCAACGCTTCCTGCGCCTGGAAGCGGGTCCGGTGAGTGGCACCGTGTGGGCCTATCCCGATGAGGGCGAATCGCGCTTTCGCGAAGGCGACTTGGTGTGCCTGCACGGCGGCTCACCGCTGGTGGACATGCTGGCGCGCGAAGCGGCTTTCGAGATGGAAGAGGAGGGCCGCTGGCTGCTGCGGCTGCGCCATGCCGGCAGCGTGCTGAAAGCGGTCGGCGAACAATCCTGCTATGCCGACCCGGACGATTATGACCTGTCGCGCTATTACGACGAGGTGCTGGACGATATCGGCGAAACCCTCCCGCCCTCGCGCGCACACCGCCACCTCATGCCTCTGCTTGATGGGCGCATCAACAGTGCATTCGACCCGCGCGACTTCGAGGAAGCGGAAAGCATCGCGCTGGCGGAGGGCCTGAACGCGGCCCAGGCCGAGGCGGTCGGCAAGATCGCCGCGGCCGAGCAGGTCGCCTGCGTGCAGGGCCCGCCCGGCACCGGCAAGACCCGGGTACTGGCGCTGGCCGTACGCCTGCTGGCCGCGCGCGGCGAGCGGGTGCTGGTCACCTCGCACACCCACATGGCAATCAACAACGCGCTGAACAAGATCGCCGCCCCGGGCGTACCGACGGCGAAAATCGGCCGCGAGACCCGGGGCACGGCGCTGGAACCCGGCGTGACCAGCGTCGACAGCTTCGCCGCCTGGCATGGCCGGCCGATGGATGGCGGCTACGTGGTCGGCGCCACGCCCTTCGCCACCTGCGGCTACCGCCTGGAGAATTGCGAGTTCGACACCGTCGTGTTCGACGAAGCGAGCCAGGTGACGCTGCCGCTGGCGCTGATGGCGATGCGGCGCGGCGCACGCTTTGTCTTCATCGGCGACCAGAAGCAGCTGCCGCCGGTGCTGCTGGCGCGCTCGATCCTGGACGATATTCCCGGCTCGATCTTCGCCAAGCTCACCCTGCACAACGTCGACAGCGTGATGCTGACCGATACCTATCGCCTGAACCGCGAATTGACGGCCTGGCCGAGCGCCTCCTTCTATGGTGGGCGCCTGCGCGCGGCCGGTCCGAACCGCGAACGCAAGCTGGCCTTGCACCCGCGCAGCGACGGCGACCCGTACGACGCGGTGCTGCGCGATCCGGCCAGCCTGGTGTTCATCCCGACGCTCGACGACGCAGCGCGCAGCCGCAACCCGCTTGATGCGCAACTGGTCGCCGGCCTGTGCGCGGCCGCCCTGGAGGGTGGCTTGCAGCCGCACGAGATCGGCATCGTCACGCCCTTCCGTGCGCACGGCCGCACGTTGCGCAACGCCCTTGTCGAGCAGTTCGGCTGGCACACGGCGCGCGCGATCGTGGCCGACACCGTCGAGCGCATGCAGGGCCAGGAACGCGAATTGATCATCCTGTCGCTGGCGACGGGCAGCCTGCGCTTCCTGGCGGCGATCGCCGGGTTCTTTTTCCAGCCGGAGCGCCTGAACGTGTCGGTCACGCGCGCGATGACGAAACTGGTGATCGTCGGTCCCGAGCTGCCGCCGGATTTCGTCGCGGTCGACGAGCACCTGGCGCGCCACCTCGCGCTGTATCGCGGGCTGCTCAAGCAAGCGCGCCACATCGGCATCTAGCGATGGCCCTTTTCATTCCGGAATGGACCCGCGCCAGCGGGCGCCAGTTGCAGATCAAGCGTGTATTGAACGGGCTGGACGACGCGACCAGCGTGCGCAAGGTGCTGCGCGAGGGCAGCGCCGCGCCCGAGCTGTTTATCGAGCACCTTGAGCGCGGCTGGCTGGCGCTGGCTACTGTGGACACTCCCTTCGACGCGCTCGACGCCGGCCAGCTGTTCGCCCCGGAAGCCCGTGCGGCTTTCGACGCCCAGCTGGCCGCCTGGCGCGCCGCCTTGCCCGCCGGCTTGCCGCAGCTGGTGATCCTGTGGGCCTGCAGCGAAGACGACACCATGCTGCTGGCGCGCCAGCTGGGCGACCTGCCCGGGCTGCGCCTGCTGTCACGCGAACGTTTTATTGAACGCGGCGCGCCGGGGCTGGCGGCGCTGCAGCGGCCACTCGACCCGCAAGACGAGGACGCCTTGCGCACGCGCCTGTTCCCCGAGTCGGCGCTGCCGCTGGTGCCGGTGGCGCGGCGCCGCTTCCGGCGCGACAACCTGGCCAGCCTGGGCGGGCTGTTCCTCGATCCGCAGCAGGAATGGGCAAGCAAACTCGACCTGGAGCTTCCGCAAGAGCAGGCGCAGGCGGCAAGCGATTTGCACGTGCGCCGGTGAACGGCGTCGCCGGTTCCGGCAAGACCCTGATTGCACTCAGCCGGGCCTTGCTGCTGGCCGAGATGCGCCCGCACGAGCGCATCCTGGTCCTGATCCACAACACGCCGATCGTGGCGGATGTGCGCGAGCGCCTGCACCGCAGCCGTGGCGGCTTGCCCGCCAACCTCGAGATCGCGACCTATTCCGCCTGGGTGCACCGCCAGTGGCGCCGCCTGTACCGCGCGCCGCTGCAGATGCCGGGCGATCCGCAGCATCTACCCGGCCTGGTGCGCAGCTTGCGCGTGCGCTGGCCCGAACTGAAATTGAGTGAAGCCCAACTGATCGAGGAGTTCGACTTCCTCAACGAGTTGCTCGTCGCCAGCGAAGCCGAGTACATGGACACCAGCCGCGCCGGCCGCGGGTTTTCGCTGCGGGCGAAGGAGCGCGCCGAGGTCTGGCAGCTGTTCGCGGCGGTCACCGGCGCGCTGCGCGCCGACGGCTTGCGCATGTGGAGCGCGGTTGCCACCGAGGTGTGCCGCGCCGGCTCGCATGCGGCGCTCGAGCGCTATGCCCATATCCTGGTCGACGAGGCGCAGTTCTTCGCGCCCTCCTGGTTCCACACGGTGAAACTGGCGCTGGCGCCAGGCGGGCGCCTGTTCCTCTGCGCCGATCCGAACCAGGGCTTCATGAAAAGCCGCCTCAGCTGGCGCAACGCCGGGCTGGACGTGAGTGGGCGCACCAAGAAGCTGCTGCGTTCCTACCGCACCACCCAGGCCATCCTGCACACGGCGGGGACCTTGCTGGCGCGCGCGGTACAAGCCGACCCGGAACATTACCTGGAGCCGGATTTTACGGACATGGAGGAGGGCGCCGCGCCGATCCTGCTGCGCGTGGACAGCCCGCAGGACGCGGTCGACCGCGCCGTCAACGAGATCGTCAGCCTGGCGCAGACCCACGGCTTGCCGCTGTCGGCCTTCCTCGTCATCTATGGCGGCGACACGCCGAAGCACCTGCTGTACAAACGGCTGTGCCGTGCGCTCGGGGTGGAGCGGATCTGGTGGCTGAACAAGGACAAGAAGCAGCCGCCTGGCGGCTATGGTCCCGATTACCTGCGCCTGGCGAACCTGGAGACGGCGACGGGCCTGGAAGGTGGCGCCGTATTCCTGCTGGGGATGGAGAGTCTGCTGGCCGGAGGAGGGGAGAGCGAAAGCGATGCGCGCAAACTCTATATGGCGATGACGCGCGCCAGCCACCGCCTGGTGGTGCTCAGCACGGAAGAGCTGCCGCTCGAATCGCGCGCGCTCTTCCGGGTTGGGGATTAGCGCCCGGCGGCGGCGTTGTCGAGCTCGGTCAGCTGCTCCATGCGGCGTGCGGTCAGCATGGCGCGCCAGGTGGCACCCGGTACCTGCGGATGGCGAATCGAGCCGAACAGTTCGAAGGCGTCGCGGTAGGCCAGCCAGGCACGATGGGTCTTCTCGACGCCGGTCTTGCGGATGCTGCCGAGGTAGGAATTGCCGGCCGGCCGGGTCAGCATGAACTGGCGGTAGGTCGCGTTCATCTTCTCGTCCAGACTGGCGAACTCGGCTTCCGAAAAACGCTGCAGCTTGCCGGCCTCGGCAGCCAGGACGTCGGCGGCGAACATGTCCAGTTCGGCGGCCTGGGCGTCGAGCTGCAGCGAGCGGGTGGCACCGCTGCTGCTGTCGGTCTCGTAGTCGACCCGGTGCTGGGCGAAATAATGCACGGCCTTGGTCGCCATCTCCAGGCCCAGCTGCTCCTTGGCGTTCCAGTTGCGGCTGAGGGCGGCCAGCTGGGCGCCGCGCGACTTGTCGCGCTGGCGCTCGCGCATGGCGGCGCAGTGTCCGCGGCTGTCGGCGCTGGCGACGTCGTCGCAGACGTCGAGCGGGGCGCCGTCTTCTCCGCTGGCGCGCCGCCGCAGGTGCTGCACCCGGCTCTTCATCTCGTCGACCGGACTCTGGATGCTGCAGGCGTATTTCAAGGCCAGGTCGAAGCGCGGCGTCATGGCCACGCCGTTGGCATACAACATCATCAAGACCCCATTCGCATTGGTGCGGGCCGCGCAGGCATGTACGCGTTCCCAGTCGGCCTTGCCGGGTTCAGGCATGTTCAGCGTGTCGTAATAGAGAGAAGCGGCATCGCAACGCTTGCCGTCGGCTTGCCCCCTTGGTGCATGTTCGCGCGGCATGCTCAGCGCACGCACGCGCATGCACTGGCGGTACCAGTCGGCACCCCGCATGACTTCCGGCGGCGCGCCATAGACGTTGGGATAGGGCGCCGCCAGGGCCGGATCGGCCAGCAGGCTTGCCAGGACGCTGACCAGCAGC from Massilia sp. Se16.2.3 carries:
- a CDS encoding lysozyme inhibitor LprI family protein, whose amino-acid sequence is MSRAYRLPLLVSVLASLLADPALAAPYPNVYGAPPEVMRGADWYRQCMRVRALSMPREHAPRGQADGKRCDAASLYYDTLNMPEPGKADWERVHACAARTNANGVLMMLYANGVAMTPRFDLALKYACSIQSPVDEMKSRVQHLRRRASGEDGAPLDVCDDVASADSRGHCAAMRERQRDKSRGAQLAALSRNWNAKEQLGLEMATKAVHYFAQHRVDYETDSSSGATRSLQLDAQAAELDMFAADVLAAEAGKLQRFSEAEFASLDEKMNATYRQFMLTRPAGNSYLGSIRKTGVEKTHRAWLAYRDAFELFGSIRHPQVPGATWRAMLTARRMEQLTELDNAAAGR
- a CDS encoding DUF1428 domain-containing protein — encoded protein: MSRRCAAIWREFGAQEFRECVADDVKPGKLTSFPQSVDLRDGELVVFSWIVYPSRARRDEVNAKVMDDPRMAEFMKPENIPFDGKRMMIGGFEMVVDA
- a CDS encoding glutathione peroxidase, with protein sequence MSTTLFDIPLRRLEGQPATLGDYRGKVMLIVNVASQCGLTPQYAGLEKLFEGYEERGLVVLGFPCNDFGAQEPGSEAEIADFCQRNYGVRFPMFEKVEVNREARHPLYQELVAAQPQARQAEGSTFGAKLAQHGLSPKNPTDIMWNFEKFLVGRDGQVLARFAPDVKPDDPALVAAIEAALG
- the ssb gene encoding single-stranded DNA-binding protein; amino-acid sequence: MASVNKVIIVGNLGRDPEIRYMPSGDAIANIAVATSFKSKDKNTGEQKELTEWHRISFFGRLAEIVGQYLKKGSSVYVEGRLQTRKYTDKDGIERYATDIIAENMQMLGGRQGMGGGNDMGMDDGGGYDAPPQRSAPRQAPPAPAARPQPQRPAPNFSDMDDDIPF
- a CDS encoding ATP-binding protein, giving the protein MARERAAAQDRLVEAWRQPLADRLAKGASQRFLRLEAGPVSGTVWAYPDEGESRFREGDLVCLHGGSPLVDMLAREAAFEMEEEGRWLLRLRHAGSVLKAVGEQSCYADPDDYDLSRYYDEVLDDIGETLPPSRAHRHLMPLLDGRINSAFDPRDFEEAESIALAEGLNAAQAEAVGKIAAAEQVACVQGPPGTGKTRVLALAVRLLAARGERVLVTSHTHMAINNALNKIAAPGVPTAKIGRETRGTALEPGVTSVDSFAAWHGRPMDGGYVVGATPFATCGYRLENCEFDTVVFDEASQVTLPLALMAMRRGARFVFIGDQKQLPPVLLARSILDDIPGSIFAKLTLHNVDSVMLTDTYRLNRELTAWPSASFYGGRLRAAGPNRERKLALHPRSDGDPYDAVLRDPASLVFIPTLDDAARSRNPLDAQLVAGLCAAALEGGLQPHEIGIVTPFRAHGRTLRNALVEQFGWHTARAIVADTVERMQGQERELIILSLATGSLRFLAAIAGFFFQPERLNVSVTRAMTKLVIVGPELPPDFVAVDEHLARHLALYRGLLKQARHIGI
- the uvrA gene encoding excinuclease ABC subunit UvrA, which translates into the protein MEEIRIRGARTHNLKNINLDLPRNKLIVITGLSGSGKSSLAFDTLYAEGQRRYVESLSAYARQFLQLMEKPDVDLIEGLSPAISIEQKATSHNPRSTVGTVTEIHDYLRLLYARVGTPYCPDHPHEPLAAQTVSQMVDSVLAMPEGTKLMILAPVVAGRKGEHSDLFAGMQAQGFVRFRIQSGVNPAKIYEIDELPKLKKTEKHSIDVVIDRVKVNPEIKQRLAESFETALRLADGRAVAYEMDTEQSTVFSNKFACNVCGYSLQELEPRLFSFNNPMGACSQCDGLGHIEFFDPKRIVAFPNLSLASGAVKGWDRRNQFYFQMLSNLAAYYEFDLDTPYDKLPKTAQDAVLFGSGKTAIPFTYVNERGRTVIREHTFEGVVNNLQRRYRETDSMAVKEELAKFINEKKCPACDGARLRTEARFVKIGQGAQQRAIYEVSDRPLRETLEFFETLVLTGAKKDIAERVIKEITARLKFLNNVGLDYLSLDRSADTLSGGEAQRIRLASQIGSGLTGVMYVLDEPSIGLHQRDNDRLIATLKHLRDIGNSVLVVEHDEDAIRTADYIVDMGPGAGVHGGRIIAEGTLEEIMRNEHSVTAQYLDGRRKIAVPKKRTPANPERQLVITNATGNNLKGETLTLPVGLMTCVTGVSGSGKSTLINDTLYPALSRHLYGAQTEPAPHDAIFGLEHFDKVISVDQAPIGRTPRSNPATYTGVFTPIRDLFATVPTAKERGYSAGRFSFNVKGGRCEACQGDGVIKVEMHFLPDVYVPCDVCHGKRYNRETLEVHYKGKSITEVLEMTVEDAHEFFKPVPVIARKLQTLLDVGLGYIKLGQSATTLSGGEAQRVKLSLELSKRDTGRTLYILDEPTTGLHFADIDLLLKVIHRLRDQGNTLAIIEHNLDVIKTADWIVDLGPEGGAGGGKIVATGTPEQVAKNPASVTGKYLGPLLKQ